CGTGGGGGGCGTCGGGCCCGTGGGCTGGCTCGGGTCGTACGGCGCGCCCTTCCCGGCGCAGCGGTACGCCGTGAGGTCGCTCCGCGAGACAAGGCGCTCGAACTTGTCGAGCACCTCGACGCGGACGGGCCCGCACACCTCGGGCACGTAGTACTGGCGCAGGCGCACCTTGCCGGCCGTCGCGTTCTCGACGACGAAGGCGTTGAAGGTGCCTGCGGGGACGGTGATGGATTCCTGGCCCCGCACCGCGTACGTGGTGTTGTAAAGGCCCGAGGTCGTCGATCCGCCGCGCGTGAGGGTGAGGCGGCAGTCGAGGCGCCAGCCGGCGCCCGAGAAGAGCGGGTACTGCAGGCCCTGGCAGGGCGGGTTCCAGTCCGCCTGCGTGTGGCGGCCCTCCGAGGCGGTGTCGGAGAAGCTCGTGAAGACCGAGACGTCGGTCACGTTGCGCACGACGGCGCCGTCGGTCGGGCGCAGGTAGCGCTTCTCCGTCGCGACGGTGCGCGTGATGCCGCCTTCGGCGGTGCGCGTGTTGTAGAGCGATTCGCTCTGGAGGAGGACGACGGTGTGGTTTCGCGTGGACGCGCCGGTCCCTTCGCGGATGAGCTCGTAGCCGCCGACGGTGACGCGCGTCGACCCGGTCGAGTTCTTGCCGAAGTCGGTCACGTCCGTGAAGAGGACGTTGTAGTCCCAGAAGTCGCCCGCGGCGTAGGCCGGGGCGTTGCCGGCGGACGCCGTGGGGAGCGCGAGCGCGGCGAGCGCGAGGACGAGCAGGACCGCGAAAACACGGGACATTGGAGGGTCCTCCGGTGGCGGGAAGGGGGCCGGAGCGGATATAAGGATTTCTTAAACGCGGTGGAACGCGGCGAGGACCCTGCGCCGAGGTCCCGCGAAGCGCGTGGGGGCTTCGGCCTCGACGACTTCGACGGGCGAGAGCCCCGGGAGGAGGCGCTCGACCTCGCCCGGCGCGAAGTAGTGCGCGAGGAGCCCGTCGCGCTCGTACGTCGCGTCCTCGACCCGGCGGCCCGCGCCGTCCCTGAGGTCGCCCCGCGCGAAGTCCACGACGACGGCGATGCCTTTCGGGGCGAGAAGGTCGACGATGGCCGACGCCGCCCGCGCGCGGCCGTCCGCGTCGAGCGCGCCCAGGAGGTGCGATGCGACGACCCCCGCGCACGCGCCGGCGCGCAGCGGCGGCCGCGTCGCGTCCCCGACCGCGGCCTCGCGGGCGCCTCCGAGCGAAACGGCGACCCAGTCGAGCGCGAGCAGGCGGCGATCGGGAAGCGCGGCCGCGAGGGCGCGATGCGTCTTGCCGCCGCCCGCGCCGAGGTCGAGCACCCACCCGGGGGGCGCGGACGCGAGATGCCGCGCGGCAAACGCGGCGTCGCCGCCCCCGCGCCAGGGCGCGGGCTCGCGGGCGTACTTGCGCGTCCAGGCGGCGCGGGCGTCCACGCGGCGTGAGGGCGACGGCGGGTCAAGCGTGTTTCGGGCGCGCGCGTCCCGGTCCCGGTCCCGGTCCCGGACCCGACGCCCGGACCCGGTCCCGGACCCGACGCCCGGACCCGGTCCCGAATCCCGGCACCCGGCGCCCGATGCCCGGTCCCGAGTCCCGGCGCCCGGCGCCCGAGGGTTCGCCGGCCTGAAATAGCGGAAGCGGCGTGGGGGCGGTGATGGCCGCCGTCGTCGACTACCGGGAGCTCGCGGGCGCCACCTTCGCGTGCCTCGAGGGTTGCGGCCTGTGCTGCGCGACGGCGCCCCGCCTCGTGGAGGACGAGCCGCGGAAGCTCGCGGGCCACGCGGCGTACGGCCGCCACGTGCGCCGCCGCTCGGACGGGACGGTGGCGCTCGCGCTTTCGGGCTCCGCGTGCGCGATGCTCGACGGCGCGCGGGCGTGCTCGGCGTACGAGGCGCGGCCGACGGCGTGCCGCCTCTTTCCGTTCCACGTGCACCTCGGCCCCCGCATCCAGGTGAGCCTCCATCGGGGCTGCCCCGGGGTCGCGCCGGGCGCTGCCGGAGCGTCGAGCGCAACGGACCTCGCGAAGCGCGTGGTCGCGCAGGCCTTGACGCCGGCCGCGCTCGCGGAGGCCGACCGCGCCGCCCTGAACTTCCGCGAGTTCGCCCGGCGCGCGGCCGTCGTCGGCTGGGAGGCGTCCCTCGCCGACCTCGCGCCCGCGTTCGCGCCGGTCTTGCCCGACCTGCTCGACCCCGGGCGGCTCGCGGAGATGTACGCGCGCCTCGCAAGCGGCGAGGCGGGCCTCGAGGAGGCGACGGCGGCGCTCGACGAGCCGGGCGACCCCGCCGCGTTCCTCGCGGACCTCGCGCTCGAGACGTTCCAGGAGGATCCCGAGGGCCGCCCGACGCACGTCGCGGACGGTTTCGCGTGGCGCGCGGCCGTCGCGGCGGACGACCGCGTGACGCTGTTCGACGTCCCCGCGCGCGGCGAGCCGAGGATCGTGGCCGAAACGCGCCTCGGGAACCTCCCGGTCGGCGCGCTCGACGACGGCGCCCGCGAGGCGCTCGCGCGCTACCTGGCCATCGCCCTCGCGCGCGACCACGCGGCGGGCGCCGCGGCGCGCCTCGTCGACCGGATGGGCTACGAGGTCACGGTGCCCGCGGCCTACGCCCGCGTGGCGGCGGACACGGCGGGCGGGCTCCTCCTGCGCGCCGCGCTCGAGGCGAAGGCCGCGGGCCGCGCGGTCGCGACGGCGCGCGAGGCCGACCTCGCGATCCGCGCGCAGGACATGGCGTTCCTGAGCCTCCCCACGATCGGAGCGGTCCTGTAGAAAGGCTGAAACCGCGTCGCGGATTTCGCCGCGCGTGCAGGACGACGTCGCCGGCCGCATCCTCCTTGCGCAGCGCATCCTCCGCGAAGGGCTCCAGGGGATGAACGCCGCGCTCGCGGCGCAGAACCTCCCCCCGATCGCTCCCGAGGAGAAGCGCGCGCTCTGGGCTGCGACGGAGGAGGGCGTGTGGGCTCTTCCCGAGGACGTCTTCGCGGACATGGATCCGGCGAGCGACGCATGGCTCGCGGACGCGCTCGACCACGACGAGGTCCGCCGGCTCCTCGAGCGCGCGATCGAGGCCGCCCTCGCGGCGCGCGCCAAGCGCTAGGGTTCGACGAGGCGGACGCCGTTCACGCTCGTGGTCCAGAACGCGGCGGTGTTCTGGGCGACGTTGTTGCCTTCCTGCGTCTCCGCGATCGCGTTTCCGGGATCGAGCACGACGCGCACGTCGAACTTGCCGACGAGCATCGGATCGGTCCAGGCGTACGAGAGCCCCGCCGTGCCGAACGCGGGCACCGTGAGCGTCTCCGTCGCGATCGACCGCCACGTGTTCTTGTAGCGGTACTCGAAGCGGATCTCGGCGTTCTCCGCGACGGCGTTCCCATGGTTGCGCGCGACGACCGTGAGCGTGGACGCCCCGAGCGACTGGAGGTTCGCGGTCGTGCCCGAGAACGAAACGACCTGGAGATCCCACGTGGGCGCATTCTGGACGTTGAGCGGGAGCGCGACCTTGGGCGAGGCCTGCGGAGCGTACTGCACGAAACCCTGGACGAGGAGCGTATGCGGCCCGTTGTGCACGCCCGCCGTCGTGTCCCAGAGATGATACCATCCGACGCTCGTGCCGCTTCCGACGCGCTTCGCCTGGACGGGGCTCGCGCCGTCGATCGACAGGGTGACGGCGGTGATGGGATGGGAGGGATGCGACGCGGTGCCCGTGACGTTCACGACGCCGGCGACGCCCGCGTGCGGGGCGGGCGCCGTGATGACGAGCGAGACGAGCGGGTTCTGAAGGTCGACCACGAGCGTCTCCTCCTTCGCGACGCCGTTGCCCGCCGTCGCGCGGGCCTTGATCGCGAGCGGGCCGTTCGGCTGCGCGTTCGCGTCCACGACGCGCGACCACGAAGTCGTGCCCGTCGCGAGCTGATACGGAAGGTTGCCCCAGGCGACCTCGACCTTCGCGATGCCGCTTGCGTGGGCCGCGGTGCCGGAGACGGTGAAGACGCCGCTCACGGTCTCGCCCGGGATGTGGCTCGTGAACGCGACCGTCGGCGTCGAGCCCACGATGACCTTGCCCTTCATGCTCGAAGGATGGACGCCGCAGTGGTAGTCGAACGTGCCCTCGGTCGGAAACGTCTTCGTGCAGCTTGCGGCGGGCGGCGAGCGCGTCGAGCACCAGACGTCGGACGAGGGCGCACCGACGCCCCCGACGACGCTGTGCGAGCCCGAGGACCAGCTCCACGTGACCGTCTCGCCCGCGAGGATGTTGACGGTGGACGGCGAGAAAGCGAAGTTGGAGACGGCGACGCTCGCGGGGGCCGCGCCCGCGCTCGGCGCGAGCGGCGTCGCGAGCGCGAGGAGGACGACCGCGACGACGAGACCCTGGGCGAGCCTCCCGGACATGGCATGCCCACGCGGAGGACGGGGTATCAACTTTGTCGTGAACGGACCTACGCGAGGAGACCGCGGGTGCGGATCGCGACGTCGAGGACCATGGCCGCGAAGAGGAGGCCGAGGTACAGGATGCTGTACCAGAAGAGCGCCTTCGCGCTCGCGTCGTCGTGCTTCGCCCAGAGCTTCACGGCGAAGCCGAGGAAGAGGCCGCCGAGCACGAGCGCGCTCGCGCCGTAGAAGACGCCGAGCGCGCCGAGGGGCCACGTGAGGAGGAGCGTCGAGGCGACGAGCACGACGCTGTAGGCGACGATCTGGTTGCGCGTCGAGGCCTCGCCCTTCACGACGGGCATCATGGGGACCACCGCGTTCGCGTAGTCCTCCTTGCGCAGGAGCGCGAGCGCCCAGAAGTGGGGCGGCGTCCAGAGGAAGATGATAAAGGCGAGCACGAGCGCGGGCACCGTGAGGGTGCCCGTGACCGCGGCCCAGCCCACAAGCGGCGGGAAGACGCCCGCGAGGCCGCCCCACACGATGTTCTGGGGCGTGCGGCGCTTGAGCCACATGGTGTAGAAGAAGAGGTACATCGCGATCGCGCCCATCGCGAGCCACGCCGCGAGCGCGTTCGTCGTGAACCAGAGGTAGATGAACGCCGCGATGGTGAGCCCGACGCCGAAGTTCAGCGCGTCCGAGGGCGCGACCGCGTTCTTCGGGAGGGGACGACCGCTCGTGCGCGCCATGAGCGCGTCGATGTCGCGGTCATAGTAGGAGTTGAAGGTGTTCGCGGCGGCCGCCGCGAGGACGCCGCCCACGAGCGTGTTCACGATGAGGGACGCCGGGACGGACATGCCGCCCGCGACGAGCATCGCGGAGTAGGCCGTGACGACGAGGAGGAGGATGATGCGCGGCTTCGTGAGCGCGACGTAATCCAGGACTCCCGCGCGGCGCGTCGCGACCGGGGCCTCGTCGGCGCCCGCGGCGACGAGCGCGAGCACGGAGGTGGTCGCCGTCGCGACCGCGGCCTTCGGCTTCGGCGCGCGCGTCTCGGGCTGCACGTAGGCGAGGATGGCCGTCGCGAGGAGCATCGAGTAGATGACCGTCGCCGTCGCGAGGTGGCTCGTGACGATGACGGGCTCGAGCATCTCCGTCACGGTCCATCGGCCGAGCATGACCTGCAGGAAAAGGACCGGGATCGTCGCGATGGGAAGCCACGCGAGGAGCGGGCGGCGGTGACGCTCCGCGCGCCAGCCCCACGCGGCGAGGCCGAGGATCATGAAGCCGACGACCATCGCGAGGGCGCGGTGGACGTACTCGCTCATGACCTGGTGCTCGGTGAAACCCACGTCGTCGGGGATGTCGAAGGGGGGGAGCATGCGGCCCCAGCAGTCCGGCCAGCCGGGGCACGCGAGACCGGCCCCCGTCGCCTTCACGTAGCCTCCGATCGCCATGAGGACGAACGTGGCCACGACCGTGACGACGGCGAGGGTCCGGAACTTCACTCACTTCACCTGGCCGCCGCCGGGCACGACCTCGAGGACGCCGCTCGCGGCGACGCCCGGGGCGGGCGCCTTCTTGGGCGGGACGTAGGTCAGCCACTCGTTCGTGGGCTTCTCGCCCCACGGGTCCTTCGTGACGATGGGCCCGTGGCGCGCCATCCAGACGAGGTTCCAGATGAAGAGCAGCTGCGCCGCGCCGAGGATGAAGGCGCCGAGCGAGGCGAGCTGGTTGCCGAGCGTGAACGGAGCGTCGTACGAGTAGACGCGCCGGGGCATGCCCTCGTAGCCCACCCAGTGCATCGTGAAGAACACGATGTTCAGGCTGATGAGCGTCAGCCAGAAGTGCCACTGGCCGAGCTTCTCGTTGTACATCCGGCCCGTCATGCGCGGGAGCCAGAAGTAGAAGCCGGCGAAGACGCCCATGACCGCGCCGCCGAAGAGCACGTAGTGGATGTGCGCGACGACCCAGTAGGTCATGTGCAGGTGGTAGTCCACGGGGATCGAGGCGAGGAAGACGCCGTCGACGCCGCCGATCGTGAACATCGCGACGAAGCCGAGGCTCCAGAGCATCGGGGTCGTGAACTGGATCTTCGCGTGCCAGATGGACGCGAGCCAGTTGAACACCTTGACGCCCGACGGCACGGCGATGATCATGGTCATGATCATGAAGCCCGTGCGCAGGAGCAGGCTCGTGCCGGTCGCGAACATGTGGTGCATCCAGACCGTGAAGCCGATGAGACCGATCGCGGCCATCGAGTAGGCCATGGCCTTGTAGCCGAAGATCGGGCGGCCCGTGAAGCGCGGGATGATCCAGCTCACGATGCCCATCGGCGGGAGGATCATGACGTACACCGCCGGGTGGCTGTAGAACCAGAACAGGTGCTGGTAGAGGATCGGGTCCGCGAGACACGCGTAGCTCGCGATGCCGGGCTCGCAACCGGGGTTCCAGAAGAAGTTGGTGCCGAGGTTGCGGTCGAAGAGCAGCATCACGAGGGCGCTGCCGATCGACGGCGTCGCGAACGTCACGAGAACGGCCGTGACGAGGACCGACCACACGAAGAGCGACATGTTGTTCAGCGTGACGCCCGGGCCGCGCTCGCGGAACGTGGTCACGATGAAGTTGATCGCGCCGAGCATCGAGGAGACGCCGACGAGCTGGATGCCGAGCGCCCAGTAGTCGATGCCGGGGCCGGGGCTGAAGGGCCGCTCGCTGAGGGGCGGGTAGCCGGTCCAGCCGCCGTTGCCGAGCGCGAAGGCGCCGGCGGACGGGTAGAAGAGGCCCCAGTAGATGACGATGCCCGCCGCGAGGTACGTCCAGTACGAGAGCGCGTTCAGGCGGGGGAACGACATGTCGCGCGCCTTGATGAGGAGCGGGACGAAGTAGTTGCCAAACCCGGCGGCGACGGGGATGATCCACAGGAAGATCATCGTCGTGCCGTGCATTGAGAAGAGCTGGTTGAACAGCTCCGGGTTGATGAGGGCGGTCGCCGCGTCGGCCGGGTCCGTCGGCCACATGAGCTGCCAGCGGATCGCGAGGGCCGCGAGGCCGCCGAGCAGGAAGAACACGAACGCGGTGATGAGGTAGAGGATGCCGATCTTCTTGTGGTCGGTCGTGAAGAGCCACTCCTTCCACGCGGGCGGGTGGCCGTGCTCGTGGTGGCTCATCTCAGTGACCTCCGAGGAAGTACGGGATCGGATCGTACACGACGAAGTAGAGCACGATCCAGACGAGATCGACGAAGTGCCAGTAGAGGGCGAAGGCCTCCACGGCGAGGTGCTTCTCGGCCGTAAACTGGCCCATGAGGCCGCGCACGAGCACGAGGATGAGCATGAGGAGACCGAAGGCGACGTGCAGACCGTGCGTGCCGGTCAGCATGTAGAACGAGGTCGTGTAGTAGTTCGTGGTGAACCCGAAGCCTTCCGCGAAGAGCTTCTGGTACTCGACCACCTGGAGGCCGAGGAAGATCGCGCCGAGGACGACCGTCGCCGCCATCCACTGCACGAAGCGCTTGTGGTTGCCGCGGCGGATCGCGAGGTGCGAGATGTGGCACGTGAGGCCCGAGAGGAGCAGGATCACGGTGTTGATCGTGGTGCCCGGGATGTCGAGGTGGAAGCCGGGCGGCGGCCACGCGAGGCCCTGCGCGATCGCGCGGCCCTCGCCGTTGTACCACGCCGCGAAGAGCGTGCCGAACACGACGACCTCGGTCCCGAGGAAGAGGACCATCGCCATGAACTCGGGCGCCTTCTTCTGGCCGGGCACGTTATCGGGCGGCGACGTCGGCCAGTTGCGGATGTCGTCGCGGATCCAGCCGCCGATCGCGACGAAGAAGATCGCAATCCCGATCACGAGCGGAATCGTGCCGTGCACGACGCCGAGGTAGGCGACGAGAAGCCCGAGACCGATGAGCGGAGGCCAGGGGCTGAGCTCGTGCTCGGCATGCGCGGCAGACCCGGGGGCGGATCCCGTGGGGTGACTCATGGCAACGCCTCTAGAGATAGAAGGATCGAGAGTGCCCTTGCGCGCGGACGCCGGAGAAAGCCGGGCTCGACGAGGCGGCGGGCACCATCGGTTCCACCGCGGGCAGAATCGGCCCTCGGTATAAACGTTGTGTAGCGACTGAACCGACGCCGCCGCGTCGCCCGCCGACGGGGAGAGCGGGCGAAGATTTTTCGCGGCGACCGCCCTCGCCCGGCCGTGCACGCCGCCCGCGTCGCGTCCGTCCTGCTCCTTCTCGTTCTCGCCCCCGCCGCCCACGCCGCGGGCGAGGCGGTCGCCCTCCCCGAGGGGTACGCGGAGCCGCTCGCCGTCGCCCCCGACGGCGCGGGCGGGTTCCTCGTCACGGTCGACCGGCCCCCGGCCCTCCTGCGCTTCGACGCCGCCCGCCGGAGCTACGGCGAACCCGTCGCGCTCCCGGGCCGCGCGGGGGGCGACGGCGGGAGCGGCGCCGACCCGCAGGACCTCGGCGCGGACCTCTGGGGCGTCGTCCCCGACGGCGCGGGCGGCGCGTTCGTCGCCTCCGCGAAGCGCGGCGCGGTGCACCACGTCGACGCGGAGGGCCGCGTGACGAGCATCCCGCTCGGGCCCGACGCGACGCCGCTCTTCCTCGTCGCGGACGGGGCGGGCGGCGCGTGGACGGCGGATTTCGTCTCGGGCCGCGTCATCCGCGTGAACGCCACCTCGAAGGTCGTCGAGGCGCCCTTTCCCAAGGAGGGCCAGCCCGCGGGCGCCGACCTCGGGTCCGACGGCCGCCTCTACGTCGCCTTCGCGGGCCCCGGCGAGCTCGTCGCCCTCGACGGAGGATCGGGCGCGGTCGCTTCCATCGTCGCGGGCCTCGCGGCGCCCGTCACGGTCGGACGCTCGGGCGCGAACCTGTGGGTCGCCGAGCACGGCGCGAACGTCGTGCGGCACGTCGGCGGCCTCCGCGTCCTGACCCCGTGGTCCCCCGAAGGCGAGGTGGGCACGCCCATCGGCCTTGCGCCCGACGGCGCGGGGGGCGTCTGGACGAGCCTCCACACGGTCGGCCTCTTCGCGCGCGCCTTCCCGGACGGCCGCCTCCACGCGTGGCCCGTCCCCCTCGGGAAAGCGGCGAACGCCTACAGCCTCGCGACGGACGGGAAGGTCCTCGTCCTCGCGCTGCACGACGTCGCGCGCCTCGCCGTCGTGGACCTCGCGACGCTCCCCCCCGTCCCGCCGACCCCGAACGAACCGCCCGTGAAGGCCGCGCCCGGCGCCATCACGCGCGCGACGCTCGGCCTCGACGGCCCGGCCCCCGCGAACGCGACGCTCGTGGTCTTCCCGGACGCGGGGAGCGACCTCGGCACCGTCCTCTATGAGGGAGGCCCCGTGAACCCGGGCGCGCGCGCCGCCGCGTTCGCGGCGAACGTGGGCACGAGCGCGAAACCCGGGCCGCACGCCTTCGTCGCGTGCCTCGTCGCGGAGGGCGCCTACGGATGCCGGACGCTGACGCTCGAGGTCGCGGCCCCCGGGTCGCCCACGAGGACCCCCGCCTTCGAGGCTGCGGCCGTCCTCGCAGCGGGGCTGTTCGCGCTCCTCGCGAGGGGTGGCGGCCTCGCGGGACGGAAGCAACGCTGACAAGGAGTGGAAAACTTACATATTTACAAGCTATTGCCCCCATTCTGTCAAAGTTGAGCTCCGCACTCGTCACAGTCTGCTCATTCCCACAGCGCTCGTGGCGGCTCAAGGCACGAGTATCAATACGCCGTGACCTCCGGGGCCGGCGAATACGGACTGGCGATCCTCGCATGGAAGCTCAGCTGAAGCTCCCTCCGTTCGCGATCGCCCTCGCCCTCCTCGCCGGCTGCATTCAACCCGCCGCCGAGGATGAGAGGCAGGAAGATGCGGACTGGCTCATTCCGTATTTGGATGCCACGCCCGCGCTCGACGAGTCGATCGCTCCCGGGGAATGGGCCGCGGCCCTCGTGTTTGAAAGCCGATTCGAGCTGCGCGACGAACGTCCCGGACGGCCCTACGAAGGCGAGTTTCCGTTCCGCGTCGCGATCGGCCATCGTGGAGACCGGCTCTATCTCCTGGCCATCATCACCAACATTACCGGCCATCCCGGCACCCACAGCGATGGGAATGGCACGAATCATTACCCGGATTACTTCAACATCTACTTCGCGATGGGCACCGAGGGCCCCCTCGCGGTTCCGAGCGACCTCCTGATCTGCAAGCACTTCCGCGGGCGTGGGGGCGGGTTGTGGGACGGCTACTGGACGGGAGAACGGTGGACGCGCCAGGAAAGAGGCGAGCCTACCCGACTCTTGGACCCTTATCCGAAGCAAGGCCGATCGTGCAGAGCTGGCCTCGACAGCGCCAATGCGACGATCTTCTGGGAAATTTCGATCCCCAAGCGGCCCTTCGACCGCCGATATGACGGGCTGGACCTCGAAGCGAACGATCGGTTCCGGATCGCCTTCGGCTTCGAGAGGGCGCTTTCGAGTCCCGAGGTCGAGCAGGGCGCCGTCGTCGGGAACCTGGACGTCCACCCGGGCGTCGGTTACACGCCCGAGAACGCCGCGAAGCCCGAGACCTGGCTGTCGGTCCAACTGGCCCCCCCGGCCTCGATCGCCCCGGAGGGTCACGCGCGCGACCCGTACGCGCCGACGGCGTGACGAACTGCTCGAAGAAAACGCTTAAGTCCCCCTTCAAAGCTGCCGGTCTCGGTCCCCATGGCCCGCCGGACGCGCACGCTCCGCAAGATCGCGGTGGTACTCGCGGCTCTCCTCATGACGCTCCCGACCGTCCTCGCGACCGGTACCTACCCGGACGCGTCCCCCGTCGCGGAGCGCATCAGCGACCTCTTCGCCGTGATCCTGTACGTCGCCCTCGTCATCGGCGTGGGCGTCGAGATCGTCCTCATCTGGTTCCTCTGGCGCTCCAAGTCGATCCAGCACCCCCCGACGGGCGAGGAGGAGCGCGGCCACGCCCGCCTCGAGTTCGCGTGGACCGTCGTCCCCGCCCTCATCCTCATCACGATCGCCTACCTCTCGGTGAGCACGCTCGAAGCGACCGACACGCTCCCCGAGGACGGCCCCGACACGATCGACGTCACGGTCGTCGGCGCGCAGTGGATCTGGCGCTTCGAGTACCCCGACGGGTCGACCTCGAGCCCCGACCTCTACGTTGCGGAAGGCGTGAACGTGCGACTCACCATCCGTAGCGTCGACGTCGTGCATTCGTTCAACGTGCCGAGCCTCGGCGTGAAGATCGACGCGATCCCGAACCACGACAACAAGTACTGGTTCCGCGCGACCGCGCCCGGCGAGTACCACATGCAGTGCACCGCGTTCTGCGGCATCTCCCACGCCTACATGACGGGCAAGGTCGTCGTCTTCCCGCGCACCGAGGGCGGCGCGCTCTACGGCGAAGACGCCGCAGGCGTCTCCGGCCCGTCCCGCGGCGAGGAGAACGTCCCGCCGGGCCCCGAGTTCACGGTCGAGCTGCGCGAGAGCAACTGCCCCGGCGACAAGCCCTGGTGCATCGTCCCGCAGGAGATCACCGTCAACGAGGGCGACGGCGTCCACCTCCGCGTGGTCCACGTCGGCACGAACCGCGTCCCGCACAATCTCGCGATCGGGGCGCCCTACAGCTTCAAGACGATCGACCTCGACGAGCGCGGCGAGGAGACGTGGCTCAACTTCACGGCCTCCAAGACCACGACCGGCGCGACCTACATCTGCGCGATCCCCGGCCACGCCACGAACGGCATGACGGGCACCCTCGTCGTCAACGTCCGGCCGTAAGGCCGAAAACCGGGGGCGCGAGCCCCCGCGCTCTTCTCCTTGTCAGGTCGACCTACAGGTCGTACTCCGCCGGGAGCTTGATCGCCCCGAACGCCGAGACGGCCGCCATCGCGAAGAGCGCGACCGAGTGGAGGCGGTGGGGCGGGTCCAGAAACAGGATCACGCCCGCGACCACCGCGCTCGCGCACGCCATCCACATCATGTTCCGCAGCACGGCGCCGCCACGCCCCAACCTCGTGAAAAGCCTTGTGCTGGCGTTGTACCGGACCGGCCCCGATCCGGGCCACGGATCCGTCGATGCGGCGGGCGAGGCGGCCGGGCGCCGAAAGGACCGGGCTACCTTGATAACCCGCCCCATTCATGGGACCCCGGGAGGCTCCAGCTTGCACCGGCCCGAGTCCAGACCGCGCGCCGTCCGCGCGACCGCTTTCGCGGTCGTCGCCATCCTGCTCCTCGCCCAGCCGTTCGCCCTCGCCGCCGACGAGGCGCGGGTCGCGCTGCCGGGACACGTGCCGCCCATCGTCGCCGAGGCCACCCTCCTGGGCCCCACCGACGACGCGAAGCCCATCGGCCTCGTCGTCACGCTCAAGCCCGCCGACCGCGCGGGCCTCGAGGCCGCGGCCTCCGCGGTCACGAACGGACTCATGGCGCCGCTCACCCCCGACGAGGTGACCGCGCGCTTCATGCCGACGACCGCCTCGCTCGACCGCGTCCTCCTGTGGCTCGCCGGCGAGAACCTCTCCGTCGTCCACGTCACCGACAACCGCGCCTCGATCGAGGTGCGCACCACCGTCGCCGAGGCCGAACGCGTGTTCGGCGTCGCGCTCCACGACATCGCCGTCGCCGACGGCCCCGCGTGGCACACCACCGTCGTCGAGCCGCGCGTGCCCGCCTCCGTCGCGCCCCTCCTCGAAGCGATCATCGGCCTCTCCGACCCGCCGCTCCGCACGTACCACGAAGCGACGGAGGAAGGCGAG
This DNA window, taken from Candidatus Thermoplasmatota archaeon, encodes the following:
- a CDS encoding class I SAM-dependent methyltransferase codes for the protein MDARAAWTRKYAREPAPWRGGGDAAFAARHLASAPPGWVLDLGAGGGKTHRALAAALPDRRLLALDWVAVSLGGAREAAVGDATRPPLRAGACAGVVASHLLGALDADGRARAASAIVDLLAPKGIAVVVDFARGDLRDGAGRRVEDATYERDGLLAHYFAPGEVERLLPGLSPVEVVEAEAPTRFAGPRRRVLAAFHRV
- a CDS encoding YkgJ family cysteine cluster protein → MAAVVDYRELAGATFACLEGCGLCCATAPRLVEDEPRKLAGHAAYGRHVRRRSDGTVALALSGSACAMLDGARACSAYEARPTACRLFPFHVHLGPRIQVSLHRGCPGVAPGAAGASSATDLAKRVVAQALTPAALAEADRAALNFREFARRAAVVGWEASLADLAPAFAPVLPDLLDPGRLAEMYARLASGEAGLEEATAALDEPGDPAAFLADLALETFQEDPEGRPTHVADGFAWRAAVAADDRVTLFDVPARGEPRIVAETRLGNLPVGALDDGAREALARYLAIALARDHAAGAAARLVDRMGYEVTVPAAYARVAADTAGGLLLRAALEAKAAGRAVATAREADLAIRAQDMAFLSLPTIGAVL
- a CDS encoding Ig-like domain-containing protein, whose product is MSGRLAQGLVVAVVLLALATPLAPSAGAAPASVAVSNFAFSPSTVNILAGETVTWSWSSGSHSVVGGVGAPSSDVWCSTRSPPAASCTKTFPTEGTFDYHCGVHPSSMKGKVIVGSTPTVAFTSHIPGETVSGVFTVSGTAAHASGIAKVEVAWGNLPYQLATGTTSWSRVVDANAQPNGPLAIKARATAGNGVAKEETLVVDLQNPLVSLVITAPAPHAGVAGVVNVTGTASHPSHPITAVTLSIDGASPVQAKRVGSGTSVGWYHLWDTTAGVHNGPHTLLVQGFVQYAPQASPKVALPLNVQNAPTWDLQVVSFSGTTANLQSLGASTLTVVARNHGNAVAENAEIRFEYRYKNTWRSIATETLTVPAFGTAGLSYAWTDPMLVGKFDVRVVLDPGNAIAETQEGNNVAQNTAAFWTTSVNGVRLVEP
- a CDS encoding heme o synthase; translation: MKFRTLAVVTVVATFVLMAIGGYVKATGAGLACPGWPDCWGRMLPPFDIPDDVGFTEHQVMSEYVHRALAMVVGFMILGLAAWGWRAERHRRPLLAWLPIATIPVLFLQVMLGRWTVTEMLEPVIVTSHLATATVIYSMLLATAILAYVQPETRAPKPKAAVATATTSVLALVAAGADEAPVATRRAGVLDYVALTKPRIILLLVVTAYSAMLVAGGMSVPASLIVNTLVGGVLAAAAANTFNSYYDRDIDALMARTSGRPLPKNAVAPSDALNFGVGLTIAAFIYLWFTTNALAAWLAMGAIAMYLFFYTMWLKRRTPQNIVWGGLAGVFPPLVGWAAVTGTLTVPALVLAFIIFLWTPPHFWALALLRKEDYANAVVPMMPVVKGEASTRNQIVAYSVVLVASTLLLTWPLGALGVFYGASALVLGGLFLGFAVKLWAKHDDASAKALFWYSILYLGLLFAAMVLDVAIRTRGLLA
- a CDS encoding cbb3-type cytochrome c oxidase subunit I, with product MSHHEHGHPPAWKEWLFTTDHKKIGILYLITAFVFFLLGGLAALAIRWQLMWPTDPADAATALINPELFNQLFSMHGTTMIFLWIIPVAAGFGNYFVPLLIKARDMSFPRLNALSYWTYLAAGIVIYWGLFYPSAGAFALGNGGWTGYPPLSERPFSPGPGIDYWALGIQLVGVSSMLGAINFIVTTFRERGPGVTLNNMSLFVWSVLVTAVLVTFATPSIGSALVMLLFDRNLGTNFFWNPGCEPGIASYACLADPILYQHLFWFYSHPAVYVMILPPMGIVSWIIPRFTGRPIFGYKAMAYSMAAIGLIGFTVWMHHMFATGTSLLLRTGFMIMTMIIAVPSGVKVFNWLASIWHAKIQFTTPMLWSLGFVAMFTIGGVDGVFLASIPVDYHLHMTYWVVAHIHYVLFGGAVMGVFAGFYFWLPRMTGRMYNEKLGQWHFWLTLISLNIVFFTMHWVGYEGMPRRVYSYDAPFTLGNQLASLGAFILGAAQLLFIWNLVWMARHGPIVTKDPWGEKPTNEWLTYVPPKKAPAPGVAASGVLEVVPGGGQVK
- a CDS encoding heme-copper oxidase subunit III, which gives rise to MSHPTGSAPGSAAHAEHELSPWPPLIGLGLLVAYLGVVHGTIPLVIGIAIFFVAIGGWIRDDIRNWPTSPPDNVPGQKKAPEFMAMVLFLGTEVVVFGTLFAAWYNGEGRAIAQGLAWPPPGFHLDIPGTTINTVILLLSGLTCHISHLAIRRGNHKRFVQWMAATVVLGAIFLGLQVVEYQKLFAEGFGFTTNYYTTSFYMLTGTHGLHVAFGLLMLILVLVRGLMGQFTAEKHLAVEAFALYWHFVDLVWIVLYFVVYDPIPYFLGGH